One window of Acidobacteriota bacterium genomic DNA carries:
- the rplK gene encoding 50S ribosomal protein L11, with translation MAKKVVAVVKLHCPAGKATPAPPVGPALGQHGVNIMEFCKAFNAKTQGQEGMIIPAVITIYADRSFTFITKTPPASVLLKKAAKIEKGSGEPNRNKVGKVTRAQVEEIAKLKAPDLTAADLEAAVRTIAGSARSMGIEIVE, from the coding sequence ATGGCGAAGAAGGTTGTCGCGGTCGTCAAGCTGCACTGCCCAGCGGGGAAGGCCACGCCGGCTCCGCCGGTCGGTCCGGCGTTGGGGCAGCACGGCGTGAACATCATGGAGTTCTGCAAGGCGTTCAACGCCAAGACCCAGGGCCAGGAGGGGATGATCATCCCGGCGGTCATCACCATCTACGCCGACCGCTCGTTCACTTTCATCACCAAGACCCCTCCGGCTTCGGTTCTGCTGAAGAAGGCGGCGAAGATCGAGAAGGGATCCGGCGAACCGAATCGTAACAAGGTGGGAAAGGTGACGAGGGCCCAGGTGGAGGAGATCGCGAAGCTCAAGGCGCCCGACCTCACGGCGGCCGATCTGGAGGCGGCCGTGAGGACGATCGCCGGCAGCGCACGCAGCATGGGCATCGAGATCGTGGAGTGA